The following are encoded together in the Lathyrus oleraceus cultivar Zhongwan6 chromosome 3, CAAS_Psat_ZW6_1.0, whole genome shotgun sequence genome:
- the LOC127130366 gene encoding uncharacterized protein LOC127130366 codes for MVERIIARNGVNIALQRPNYTSPLLEYILQAEAPPRTKIPKFTKFYGDTTESTIEHVARYLIEAGDMSNHENLRIKFFPSSLTKNAFTWFTTLPQSSIHTWSQLERMFHEQFYMGQTKASLLKAMCFTQVPEHELVEMAAGGLDYSIRKKLDTQYLRDMAQLADRVRQLERLKEENARANKNKRVAYVDFRNDDEGSCNGLSNFDENEIYLAELKQRPPYACKVLAHSNGKNPIEPEKNDKFPKKTYTFDVTKYDEIFDLLVKDGHMIVPPGAKVPHLEQRKKRGFYKYHGFLGHKTSQCFLFRDLVQNSIQEGRLKFGDKTQSQMKVDYDPL; via the exons ATGGTCGAGAGGATTATTGCTCGAAATGGGGTAAATATTGCCCTTCAAAGGCCAAATTATACATCACCTCTGTTAGAGTATATCTTACAGGCGGAAGCACCCCCTAGAacaaaaatccccaaattcacTAAGTTTTATGGGGATACTACTGAATCCACTATCGAACATGTGGCTAGATATTTAATTGAGGCAGGAGACATGTCAAACCATGAGAACCTTAGGATAAAGTTTTTCCCAAGTTCTCTCACAAAGAatgccttcacatggttcaccaCCTTGCCACAAAGTTCGATCCACACTTGGAGTCAACTAGAGAGAATGTTCCATGAGCAgttttacatgggacaaacaaaG GCTTCGTTACTCAAAGCTATGTGTTTTACACAAGTTCCAGAGCATGAActggtcgaaatggccgcagggggcCTTGATTATTCGATTAGGAAGAAATTAGATACCCAATATCTGAGAGATATGGCCCAACTGGCCGATAGGGTTCGACAGTTAGAACGTTTGAAGGAAGAAAATGCTAGAGCAAATAAAAACAAAAGGGTAGCCTATGTCGATTTCAGAAATGATGATGAAGGGTCCTGTAACGGACTTTCAAACTTCGACGAAAATGAGATCTATCTTGCTGAATTGAAGCAAAGGCCACCTTACGCGTGCAAAGTTTTGGCCCATTCGAATGGAAAAAACCCTATCGAACCAGAAAAGAATGATAAATTTCCTAAGAAAACTTATACTTTCGACGTTACAAAATATGATGAAATTTTTGACTTGTTAGTTAAGGATGGTCATATGATAGTACCCCCGGGTGCTAAAGTGCCTCatttagaacaaagaaagaaaagagggTTTTACAAATACCATGGTTTTCTGGGTCATAAAACatctcaatgttttcttttcagggatcttgtgcaGAATTCCATCCAAGAAGGGAGACTCAAATTTGGAGACAAAACTCAGAGCCAGATGAAGGTCGACTATGATCCTCTGTAA